Proteins from a genomic interval of Lactococcus protaetiae:
- a CDS encoding DEAD/DEAH box helicase family protein: MTAEKRFGNQYPTQSVILPFTETKYQEAIEIYEKSKHKCYPWQENLLKEVMAIDEDGLWTHQKFGYSIPRRNGKTEIVYILELWSLEQGLSILHTAHRISTSHSSYEKLKKYLEDSGYIEGEDFKSIKAKGQERLELIESGGVIQFRTRTSSGGLGEGFDILVIDEAQEYTTEQESALKYTVTDSDNPMTIMCGTPPTPVSSGTVFTNYRENTLAGKAKYSGWAEWSVEDIKDIHDVEAWYNSNPSMGYHLNERKIEAELGEDKLDHNVQRLGYWPKYNQKSVISEQEWNALKVNRLPVIKGKLFVGIKYGNDGANVAMSIAVKTLSGKIFVETIDCQSIRNGNQWIINFLKKADVEKVVIDGQSGQSILTSEMKDFKLKEPILPTVKEIINANSRWEQGIFQKSFCHSGQPSLTTVVTNCDKRTIGNSGGFGYKSQFDDMDISLMDSALLAHWACSNNKPKKKQQIRY; this comes from the coding sequence ATGACTGCTGAAAAAAGATTTGGCAATCAGTATCCTACTCAATCGGTAATACTTCCATTTACTGAAACAAAATATCAAGAAGCTATTGAGATTTACGAAAAATCTAAACATAAGTGTTATCCGTGGCAGGAGAACCTTTTGAAAGAGGTTATGGCCATTGATGAAGATGGCTTATGGACACACCAAAAATTTGGATACTCAATCCCACGGCGGAATGGTAAAACAGAAATTGTCTATATCCTTGAATTATGGTCACTTGAACAGGGATTAAGTATCCTTCATACAGCTCATCGAATCAGTACATCTCATTCATCTTACGAGAAATTAAAAAAATATCTTGAAGATAGTGGATATATTGAGGGAGAAGATTTCAAATCAATTAAAGCTAAAGGCCAAGAGAGATTGGAATTGATTGAGTCTGGAGGAGTTATCCAGTTCAGGACTAGGACCTCAAGTGGTGGTCTTGGTGAAGGATTCGACATTTTAGTCATTGATGAAGCGCAAGAATATACTACTGAGCAAGAATCAGCATTGAAGTACACTGTCACTGACAGTGATAATCCAATGACTATAATGTGTGGAACACCTCCAACACCAGTATCAAGTGGTACTGTTTTTACAAATTATCGAGAGAATACTTTAGCTGGAAAAGCAAAATATTCAGGCTGGGCAGAATGGTCAGTTGAAGACATTAAGGACATCCACGATGTTGAAGCTTGGTACAATTCTAATCCATCTATGGGTTATCACTTAAATGAACGCAAAATTGAAGCCGAACTTGGTGAAGATAAGTTGGACCATAATGTTCAACGTTTGGGTTACTGGCCAAAATATAACCAGAAATCAGTCATTTCAGAGCAAGAATGGAATGCACTAAAGGTTAACCGTTTGCCAGTAATTAAAGGAAAGCTCTTTGTTGGTATTAAGTATGGAAATGATGGTGCAAATGTTGCAATGAGTATTGCAGTTAAAACACTATCAGGAAAGATATTTGTTGAAACAATTGATTGTCAGTCCATAAGAAATGGTAACCAGTGGATTATCAATTTCTTAAAAAAAGCGGATGTTGAAAAAGTTGTCATTGATGGACAAAGTGGTCAAAGTATCTTAACGAGTGAAATGAAAGATTTCAAATTGAAAGAGCCGATACTACCAACTGTAAAAGAAATCATCAACGCTAATTCTCGATGGGAACAAGGGATTTTTCAAAAAAGCTTTTGCCATTCTGGACAACCTTCACTTACTACTGTAGTCACAAATTGTGACAAGCGAACTATTGGTAATAGTGGTGGATTTGGGTATAAATCACAGTTTGATGATATGGATATCAGTTTAATGGACAGTGCGTTGTTGGCGCATTGGGCTTGTAGCAATAACAAGCCGAAGAAAAAACAACAAATACGGTATTAG
- a CDS encoding helix-turn-helix domain-containing protein — translation MKNQIIGERIKNIRLSRGMTLEKFGALFGAAKGNASKWEKGESLPNPERIKAIAEFANITIEELTSHVDNLNSPQIVGQKIKTIRLDSGLTMEQFGKLFNTSKGTVNNWEKGRNLPNKENLGIISEMGGQSVTELLNGNNSISLTISEYNRLKDIEQKFKEINKIISD, via the coding sequence ATGAAGAATCAAATAATCGGGGAAAGAATCAAGAATATTCGACTTAGTAGGGGAATGACGCTGGAAAAATTTGGAGCATTATTTGGTGCTGCTAAAGGTAATGCTTCAAAATGGGAAAAAGGGGAATCACTACCGAATCCTGAAAGAATTAAAGCTATTGCAGAATTTGCAAATATCACTATTGAAGAATTAACATCTCATGTTGATAATCTAAACTCTCCACAAATAGTAGGACAAAAAATTAAAACAATACGCCTAGATAGCGGATTGACAATGGAACAATTCGGAAAGCTATTTAATACATCCAAGGGGACTGTAAATAATTGGGAAAAAGGACGTAATTTACCCAATAAGGAAAATCTTGGAATAATATCAGAAATGGGAGGGCAAAGCGTAACAGAACTTTTAAATGGTAATAACTCTATTTCTTTAACGATTTCTGAATATAACCGATTAAAAGATATAGAACAAAAATTCAAAGAGATTAATAAAATAATTTCTGATTAA
- a CDS encoding phage portal protein: MTEKGIGYLRFKLSVHKRRAEMRYEQYAMKHVDRFKGITIPQALSQQYRSILGWCAKGVDSLADRLVFREFENDDFTVNEIFEENNPDIFFDSAVLSSLIASCSFTYISKGENDAVRLQVIEAVNATGIIDPITGLLTEGYAVLERDENNSVVLEAHFLPDRTDYYYRDSRNNISLANPTGHPLLVPIIHRPDAVRPFGRSRITRSGMYWQSNAKRTLERADVTAEFYSFPQKYVTGLSDDAEPMETWKATVSSMLQFTKDEDGDKPTLGQFTQPSMSPFTEQLRTAAAGFAGETGLTLDDLGFVSDNPSSVEAIKASHENLRLAGRKAQRSLGAGFLNVAYLAACLRDNVPYLREQFRKTKPKWEPLFEADASMLSLIGDGAIKLNQAIPGFIDRLTIRDITGITGGAPIVVSEPEASNNENNSTRKISTYEITSLLEKWNKRTITKNNASLMLQKLGFNQEEAIKMLDDSDV; the protein is encoded by the coding sequence TTGACTGAAAAAGGTATTGGATATCTGAGATTTAAGCTGTCTGTTCATAAACGAAGAGCAGAAATGCGCTATGAGCAATATGCAATGAAGCATGTTGATAGATTCAAAGGGATTACAATTCCACAAGCATTAAGCCAACAATATCGTTCAATATTAGGATGGTGCGCAAAGGGAGTTGACAGTCTTGCAGACCGTCTTGTTTTTCGAGAATTTGAAAATGATGACTTTACAGTAAATGAAATTTTTGAGGAAAATAATCCTGATATATTTTTTGATAGTGCTGTTTTGTCATCACTTATTGCATCATGTAGCTTTACTTATATTTCGAAAGGTGAAAATGATGCGGTGCGACTTCAAGTTATTGAAGCGGTCAATGCAACAGGAATCATTGACCCAATTACTGGATTACTGACAGAGGGATATGCAGTTTTAGAACGAGATGAAAACAATAGTGTTGTTCTCGAAGCACATTTCTTGCCTGATAGAACAGATTATTATTATCGTGATTCACGTAATAATATTTCTCTTGCTAATCCAACAGGGCATCCTCTATTAGTTCCAATCATTCACCGTCCTGATGCAGTTCGCCCATTTGGACGTTCTCGTATTACACGTTCAGGAATGTATTGGCAAAGCAATGCAAAACGAACGCTTGAAAGAGCCGATGTAACAGCCGAGTTTTATTCCTTCCCTCAAAAATATGTAACTGGATTGAGTGATGATGCGGAGCCGATGGAAACTTGGAAAGCAACTGTATCAAGCATGTTGCAATTCACAAAAGATGAGGATGGTGATAAACCAACTCTTGGACAATTTACTCAACCAAGCATGTCGCCATTTACTGAACAACTTAGAACTGCAGCCGCAGGTTTTGCTGGTGAAACAGGATTAACTCTTGATGATTTAGGATTTGTTTCTGATAATCCGTCATCAGTTGAAGCGATTAAGGCAAGTCACGAAAACTTACGATTAGCTGGTAGAAAAGCTCAACGAAGTTTGGGGGCTGGTTTTTTGAATGTTGCTTATCTTGCAGCGTGTTTGCGTGATAATGTTCCATATTTACGAGAACAGTTCAGAAAAACAAAACCGAAATGGGAACCATTGTTTGAAGCTGATGCAAGTATGTTGAGTTTGATTGGAGATGGTGCTATTAAACTTAATCAAGCTATACCAGGATTTATAGATAGATTAACTATTAGGGATATTACAGGAATAACTGGTGGTGCACCAATTGTCGTATCTGAGCCTGAGGCATCTAATAATGAAAATAATAGTACACGCAAAATATCAACCTATGAAATAACAAGCTTGTTAGAAAAATGGAATAAAAGGACAATTACCAAAAACAACGCATCATTGATGCTTCAAAAACTTGGATTTAATCAAGAAGAAGCAATTAAAATGCTAGATGATTCGGATGTATAA
- a CDS encoding HNH endonuclease, whose protein sequence is MMALRADRQGAHRVAFDKNRKILLKTQNTCGICGKPIDKSLKAPDPLSAVVDHIIPINKGGHPSSIDNLQLAHWTCNRQKSDKLFNVKQEEPKVLGNRNLPQSRDWASYVS, encoded by the coding sequence ATCATGGCATTAAGAGCTGATAGACAAGGCGCACACCGCGTAGCCTTTGATAAAAACAGAAAGATATTGCTCAAGACACAGAACACCTGTGGCATTTGTGGTAAGCCAATTGATAAGAGTTTGAAAGCACCTGACCCATTGAGTGCGGTTGTTGACCACATCATCCCCATTAATAAAGGCGGTCATCCTTCATCAATAGATAACTTGCAGCTTGCTCACTGGACTTGCAACCGTCAGAAGTCTGATAAGTTGTTCAACGTGAAGCAGGAAGAGCCGAAAGTATTAGGAAATCGTAACTTGCCACAGAGCCGTGATTGGGCTTCTTACGTCTCTTAA
- a CDS encoding transcriptional regulator has protein sequence MSRRYSLSVQDMKTISKKLYLYREVDKAIAIRKQELMMSKHHDDNVGGGRSSKISNPTHDIVEKWMMDEQIIYIENFRKRVDNLISKLDDASKMLFHYQWVDTNYYTEEELGKLCFMSDRTVRRKKRAILEMYDDDCGGFW, from the coding sequence ATGAGTAGAAGATATAGCCTATCAGTCCAAGATATGAAAACAATCTCAAAAAAACTTTATCTTTATAGAGAAGTTGATAAGGCGATTGCAATTCGTAAACAAGAGTTAATGATGAGTAAGCATCACGATGATAATGTAGGAGGAGGTCGTTCAAGTAAAATATCTAATCCAACTCACGATATTGTAGAGAAGTGGATGATGGATGAACAGATTATTTATATTGAAAACTTTAGAAAGAGGGTTGATAATTTAATCAGTAAACTTGATGATGCATCTAAAATGTTATTTCATTATCAATGGGTTGATACAAATTATTATACAGAGGAAGAACTTGGTAAGCTTTGCTTCATGAGTGATAGAACAGTCCGAAGGAAGAAGCGAGCCATTCTTGAAATGTATGATGATGATTGTGGTGGCTTTTGGTAA
- a CDS encoding tyrosine-type recombinase/integrase, with translation MDKYEQLFENYFEERELAENTRKQYLLGLKKFRNRFGKDFSKQNMMIWKNELKKEYAPKTVNIRLQPMNLFMDLINQPRNKVKLLKIQQPTSVENVITREEYDYLCQKLVEDKNEKMYWRIQFIAKTGARVSEFIRFTKNDLKNGEAVMWSKGKMRTIYIPEQLVKDSAEYFKNVDSEWLFPSPYNANNHITSRGVASSLHYLANKYNIREEAMHPHSFRHFFAVNMMKKTKDISLVSDLLGHASLATTQIYTRISKKEQQSHMNKAIDW, from the coding sequence TTGGATAAATATGAACAATTATTTGAAAATTATTTTGAAGAACGTGAACTTGCAGAAAATACTCGTAAGCAATATTTATTAGGTTTGAAAAAATTTAGAAATCGCTTCGGGAAAGACTTTTCAAAACAGAATATGATGATTTGGAAAAATGAGCTAAAGAAAGAGTATGCTCCTAAAACCGTCAATATTCGGTTGCAGCCGATGAATCTATTCATGGATTTAATCAATCAACCCAGAAATAAGGTAAAGCTGCTTAAGATTCAACAACCAACATCAGTTGAAAATGTAATTACTCGTGAAGAATATGATTATCTTTGCCAAAAATTAGTAGAAGATAAAAATGAAAAGATGTACTGGCGGATTCAATTTATAGCAAAAACGGGTGCTCGCGTTTCCGAATTTATTCGATTTACTAAAAATGATTTAAAGAATGGCGAAGCGGTGATGTGGTCGAAAGGCAAAATGCGAACAATTTATATTCCAGAGCAGTTAGTTAAGGATTCTGCGGAGTATTTCAAAAATGTTGATTCAGAGTGGCTTTTCCCTAGTCCTTATAATGCTAATAATCATATCACGTCAAGAGGTGTTGCTTCATCTTTGCATTATCTTGCCAACAAGTACAATATCAGAGAGGAGGCAATGCACCCTCATAGCTTTAGACATTTTTTTGCAGTAAATATGATGAAAAAAACGAAAGATATTTCATTAGTTAGCGACTTACTGGGTCACGCAAGCTTAGCTACGACTCAGATTTATACTCGGATTTCAAAAAAAGAACAACAATCTCATATGAATAAGGCAATAGATTGGTAG
- a CDS encoding N-6 DNA methylase — protein MTVELIVKKIKQLDGKYRYDELFFAWIHSMAYTLSNQADLTNFDEREKKYLELFKKYGEGTLKVFSECFAELIDLFDENGIDDHLGKMYHLLNAHNSNKGQFFTPYSLSLASAKLAIDKDFLEKTIEKSGKIRIGENACGAGSMILAQLQLMKDLGVNYQKNVEVEACDLDENVLLMCYVQLSLLGVRAKCYVGNALSQEIYDIWKTPMHLIWR, from the coding sequence ATGACAGTGGAACTCATTGTAAAAAAAATAAAGCAACTAGATGGTAAATATCGCTACGATGAACTTTTCTTTGCATGGATTCATTCCATGGCTTACACTTTATCAAATCAAGCAGATTTAACAAATTTTGATGAGCGAGAAAAGAAATATTTAGAACTATTTAAAAAATATGGTGAAGGAACGTTGAAAGTATTTAGCGAATGCTTTGCAGAATTGATTGACTTATTTGATGAAAATGGAATTGATGACCATTTAGGAAAAATGTATCATTTGTTAAATGCTCATAATTCTAATAAAGGTCAATTCTTTACGCCGTACTCTTTGTCACTCGCAAGTGCCAAATTAGCGATTGATAAAGATTTTTTAGAAAAAACAATAGAAAAGTCAGGGAAAATCAGGATTGGTGAAAATGCATGTGGAGCAGGAAGCATGATTCTCGCTCAGTTGCAATTGATGAAAGACTTGGGGGTTAATTATCAAAAAAATGTAGAAGTTGAAGCATGCGATTTAGATGAAAATGTCTTGTTAATGTGCTATGTTCAACTTTCTCTGCTAGGAGTTAGAGCTAAATGTTATGTTGGTAATGCTTTATCGCAAGAAATATATGATATTTGGAAAACACCTATGCATCTGATATGGAGGTGA
- a CDS encoding DUF3850 domain-containing protein, whose product MKTHELKLDIKYFDDVKSGKMNFNVRKNDRTA is encoded by the coding sequence ATGAAAACACACGAATTAAAACTAGACATCAAATATTTTGATGATGTCAAATCAGGAAAAATGAATTTCAACGTTCGTAAAAATGACCGTACAGCATAA
- a CDS encoding DUF1642 domain-containing protein: protein MTKTFEEEFDKVVKALGNSAFGTKMEQTKEHFKDWQPPQPLPVIPQFVAEWVECVKGKNNNAFALLDDDSMPDDVNEWLFFQGSDKNINLILRAWLDDYTLKNPKLFYLKNKLTTSYLALDTNTGYYEHWQEPDNSFLAKQKGYKTSFTKQEIDSMQTGSYEKIEVEE, encoded by the coding sequence ATGACTAAGACTTTTGAAGAAGAATTTGACAAAGTAGTTAAAGCACTGGGAAATTCTGCTTTTGGTACAAAAATGGAACAAACAAAAGAGCACTTCAAAGACTGGCAACCACCGCAACCTCTGCCAGTGATTCCGCAGTTTGTGGCGGAGTGGGTTGAATGTGTAAAAGGAAAAAATAATAATGCTTTCGCTTTGCTAGATGACGATAGCATGCCAGATGATGTGAATGAGTGGCTTTTCTTTCAAGGAAGTGATAAAAACATCAACTTGATTCTTCGTGCATGGCTTGATGACTACACCCTAAAGAATCCGAAGTTGTTCTATTTGAAGAATAAGCTGACAACTAGTTACTTGGCATTAGATACAAACACTGGATATTATGAGCATTGGCAAGAACCAGACAATTCGTTTCTTGCAAAACAAAAAGGGTATAAAACATCTTTTACCAAGCAAGAAATCGACAGCATGCAAACTGGGAGCTACGAGAAAATCGAGGTGGAAGAATGA
- a CDS encoding ATP-binding protein, giving the protein MSFCRHCTKAGNYHHKQEVLAERTANANYLNKSKYGKYRVLKSQSLVGKKSLWYARFDTFKVKTTPEQSVLNEAQRIAREYIQGGIFNTVFVGGAGRGKSHLAMAILQEVNEAMKDKKFSCLFVNISELVREIKNSWNYSDKKTEEERLSTLMRNVDLLVIDDLGTESTFSKDNSWVQGIIYNIYNAREGNTIITSNFTGQEMKNKYDDKIVSRIMEGSKNSVIKFEAISDKRKAS; this is encoded by the coding sequence ATGAGCTTCTGCAGGCATTGCACAAAAGCAGGAAATTATCATCATAAACAAGAGGTACTGGCAGAACGAACAGCTAACGCGAACTACTTAAATAAGAGTAAATATGGAAAATATAGAGTGCTAAAATCTCAGAGTTTGGTTGGTAAAAAGTCGCTTTGGTATGCACGATTTGATACTTTTAAAGTCAAAACAACACCTGAGCAGAGTGTACTCAATGAGGCACAACGAATTGCACGAGAATATATCCAAGGAGGGATATTTAATACTGTTTTTGTCGGTGGTGCAGGACGAGGAAAATCTCACTTAGCAATGGCTATCTTACAAGAAGTCAATGAAGCAATGAAAGATAAAAAGTTTTCTTGTTTATTTGTCAATATTAGCGAACTAGTTCGAGAAATAAAAAACAGCTGGAATTACTCAGACAAAAAAACAGAAGAAGAACGTTTGAGTACCCTGATGAGAAATGTTGATTTATTGGTAATTGATGATTTGGGAACAGAAAGCACTTTTTCAAAAGATAATAGCTGGGTCCAAGGAATCATCTACAATATTTACAATGCACGAGAAGGAAATACAATTATCACGTCAAATTTCACAGGACAAGAAATGAAAAATAAGTATGATGATAAAATTGTTTCTCGAATTATGGAAGGCTCTAAAAATAGCGTGATTAAATTTGAAGCAATCTCAGACAAGCGAAAGGCATCATGA
- a CDS encoding DnaD domain protein, with protein sequence MTIDKESDFEGVNYYVVIHAQVLHDNRLTPLARLIYGEIAALANINGYAWISNGKLAEKYKVSIKTISVSISSLQELGYIESKLTYKENSKEVEQRNIYISPINKNVNTPFTKNSIPPLQKGNEGMEEKVKENNTFNNTINKSSSLLEILSFYEANFGTISGYIRERISDWSELHSYEMVIKAMSIAVDSGNRNLKYVDGILKNWEHGNIKSLSDLKNHEGLRNKKIEKKNKGYDEELGF encoded by the coding sequence ATGACAATTGATAAAGAAAGTGATTTCGAGGGAGTGAATTATTATGTCGTTATTCATGCACAAGTTTTACATGATAACAGACTTACTCCTCTTGCTAGATTAATTTATGGAGAAATCGCAGCATTAGCCAATATTAACGGTTATGCTTGGATAAGCAATGGTAAGTTAGCAGAAAAATATAAAGTTTCGATAAAGACAATAAGTGTGTCCATTAGTAGTCTTCAAGAATTAGGTTATATCGAAAGTAAATTAACCTATAAGGAAAATAGCAAAGAAGTGGAACAAAGAAACATTTATATAAGCCCTATAAACAAAAATGTAAATACCCCCTTTACAAAAAATTCCATACCCCCTTTACAAAAAGGTAATGAGGGTATGGAAGAAAAGGTAAAGGAGAATAACACATTTAATAACACAATTAATAAGTCATCATCATTATTAGAGATTTTGAGTTTTTATGAAGCAAATTTTGGAACAATTTCAGGTTATATCCGTGAACGTATTTCGGATTGGTCAGAACTCCATAGCTATGAAATGGTGATTAAAGCAATGAGTATTGCTGTTGATAGTGGAAACCGTAATCTTAAATATGTCGATGGAATATTGAAAAATTGGGAACACGGCAACATAAAAAGTTTATCAGACCTCAAAAATCATGAGGGACTGAGAAACAAAAAAATAGAGAAGAAAAATAAGGGATATGATGAGGAATTAGGATTTTAG
- a CDS encoding tyrosine-type recombinase/integrase: protein MLPIKEYELSIKENELGKNTIKNYLNTLRQFESFVVGNHLSMNKETIIQFKHYLKECEFKPSQRYKLKTINQKLIIINIFLNWLENEGYIDSKLSVKLFKSQTKEHRESITESEYKRLIKNSKTEEMRLFILIIGNTGMRISEVCAIKADDLNKKVIVIENKGKQRIVTIPQFLKKQLKSYVNQEGIQSAIFYKNQRTYRVNLKNIAGRAKVNKDKVYPHSIRHYFAKSFINHGGDSTVLQQLLGHEDISTTTIYTKLSSNELSEQFGRIKNI, encoded by the coding sequence AAGAAAATGAACTAGGTAAAAATACGATTAAAAATTATTTGAATACGCTTAGACAATTTGAATCTTTTGTTGTTGGCAATCATCTATCTATGAATAAAGAAACGATTATTCAATTCAAGCATTATCTGAAAGAATGCGAGTTTAAGCCAAGTCAGCGGTATAAGCTTAAAACAATTAATCAAAAACTCATCATTATAAATATATTTTTGAATTGGCTGGAAAATGAGGGATATATTGATTCTAAATTATCAGTAAAGCTTTTTAAAAGTCAGACAAAAGAACATCGTGAATCAATCACTGAATCAGAATATAAAAGGCTGATTAAAAATAGCAAGACAGAAGAAATGCGCCTGTTTATCTTGATTATTGGAAACACAGGGATGCGCATCTCAGAAGTTTGTGCGATAAAGGCGGATGACCTCAATAAAAAAGTAATTGTGATTGAAAATAAGGGAAAGCAGAGAATTGTAACAATTCCTCAGTTTTTGAAAAAACAGTTAAAGAGTTATGTCAATCAAGAGGGCATCCAGTCCGCTATTTTTTATAAAAATCAACGAACCTATCGAGTGAATCTAAAAAATATTGCTGGTAGGGCAAAAGTCAATAAAGATAAAGTCTACCCACATTCGATTAGGCATTATTTTGCCAAATCTTTTATCAATCACGGTGGAGATTCCACTGTTTTACAACAATTACTAGGGCATGAAGACATCTCTACAACAACAATCTATACAAAATTAAGTTCAAATGAATTGAGCGAACAATTTGGACGAATAAAGAATATCTAA